The sequence below is a genomic window from Corythoichthys intestinalis isolate RoL2023-P3 chromosome 17, ASM3026506v1, whole genome shotgun sequence.
TACACACtggtgttttgtaaatatttattttttgtgtcactttttgtaaaatacatatttcactCAAACCAACTCTGTCTGTCTTTATTCATTGCCGCTGCCCTCTAGTAGCCGAACTAGATCTTCCTGATTTGCCCACTAATTTGTCACCTCAGTGGTGCCCTTAACACGGCTCATACTTGTTacacatgacatcatgtagactagagttgacacagtggctgaaaatggcgaaacttcacttaagcttttccaccctcaaaaaaagtcacgcagtataaattttttaaaattttattcagaagtgtttttactgtatagaaattattttgttcttgctgtaatcttgtgcaacttgagctgtggctgtgagtatagtctataagttatatttattttaattttatttcaaatatttttttattgattatttattttaacaatatattaatgttccaatttgcaactatggtctgaaaaaaaaaatcctgttcaatggaaaaaagttgttttttttaacacatacatctcaaaatttttgggagctataattgcaataccgtgaaaccgcggtatttttgctcacggttatcgtaccgtcaaaatctcataccggcacatgcctacttcctttcttggtctcagatgagttcttaccaaatgagctactgccctccagtgaccagttttattgctttaaaatgggttttgtgcATTGTAGCAAAGTTGCATCACAACCTAGAGATGCCTGTTGTCAAAAAAACACGTACAATACGTATAAAtgtgtttttgggacactgaaacaattaaaaagagaacgtattcatacgtttttgggagcaaatgagttaagtggtttttaaattgtaatgagtttgtcactggtagacgttcaatcctttCGAATTGGGAGGCCAGTGAGTGAACGAACATTTATtcgcacttcaaacggattggacgactattgctgccaatggcaaccaatgaggtaAAAAGTAAAGTTTTTTCattctctggccaagatgcacCCTCCACTGGtgaatgtccaatctatttgaagtgggagggtgggcaCCTTTcctacttcaaacagattggacttcCAGTGTCGtggatggcagccagtgagttgaaAGCGTTTCCATTCATTCCAGTGACCCGCTGTTCTCGGCTCAGCGTCTACCCCCACATGGCTACCCTCTGGAGCACCCGTTCAACAAAGATGGTTACCGCTACATCCTGGCCGAGCCGGACCCGCACGCCCCCGACCCAGAGAAGCTGGAGCTGGACTGCTGGGCTGGAAAGCCAATCCCGGGCGACCTCTACCGGGCCTGCCTATATGAGCGCGTTCTGCTGGCGCTGCACGACCGAGGTACCCTCCTCGATactatttggtgaaaaaaaaaaaaatatatatatatatacacacacacacgcacacacacacagaaacttttttgattgacattCTGGAAatttatcgtcgtcaatggcactcagaGTTCATATCTTCTGAACACGCTATGGGCTTGTGTAGCTCTCTTACGTAGCCTTCCTGCTAATATGTGCTCTCAAAATCAATGTTGCATCAAAAGCCTGTGATGCTCCAAATTTCCAACAAATGCTTGTGGATAATTTTTccggtgtttttaaaaaaaaaaaaaaaaaaaaaaaaaaggaaagaaagaaagaaattggTTGACTATTTACAAGTGCCCATGTGTTTTCTTTGCCCCGACTTCTTGTAGCGCCCCAGCTGAAGATTTCAGACGACCGTCTGACGGTGACAGGCGAGAAGGGCTACTCCATGGTGCGTGCCTCCCATGGCGTCCGCAAGGGCTCCTGGTACTTTGAGGTCACGGTGGACGATATGCCTCCCGACACAGCCGCCCGGCTGGGCTGGTCTCAGCCTCTCGGTGAGTTCTGCCGCTGGACTAGGCTAGGCTAGGCTAGGCAAGGCTGAGCTAAGTGAAGTGCACCTTCTGTCAGGTAACTCATGGTGTGGCAGCCATCCAACACCTTTCCCATTACCTTTCCCTGAATTGCCCACAACCTGCATTCTCTTTTCTCGCTCTCCTTTCTTCTACGCTCAGTAATTCTGTAACGCCGGTCCTACTTAAAGGGgaccactgatagaaagacggTCCACAAATGTggaagcaagcagacaacagCATAGTGCATTGCGGAAAAGGGTTtttttgaacacacaaaaaaaacaagatcgTGAAAAaagagacacaaaaagggtccgtgacagtaggtcgcgatcaaccaaaataaaaaaaaaaaggggggggggggtgagagGCAAACGAACGGAAAACCAAGGCAGAAATGCAACTCACAACGAAGGAGTAAATatgacaaactgtcaaatggcagcaagtcaataactcggcaagccgcctaggatcggtttaaacacGCTGCTGATGAGCTCCACTttgatgcaggtacgacgtcgggaactcatcccacagctctgtaacaaaacaatctgaccagcagcagaatgtgacaaaatcatgccagaagtcatactagcttcacttGCTAGCCTGTTGCCACACTAACATGTCATTTGTGTCAATAATGTAGCTTAGTCTGAACAGGCTCACATCTGATTTAGACACTTgctaaaaatctgatttgtgGAGGAATCCGATAAGCCTGCAGTAAATGCAGCCTTAGGAGCAGAGGAATGTGGGACAGCGGGAAAGACGGGTCAATTATGGTAGTTTCCTGACTTCACAGCTATGACCCCACATCTCCAGGTAACCTGCAAGCGCCACTGGGCTACGACAAGTTCAGCTACTCGTGGCGCAGCAAGAAGGGAACCCGCTTCCATCAGTCGCTGGGCAAGCACTACTCGGCGGGCTACGGCCAAGGAGACACACTGGGCTTCCTCATCGAGCTGCCCGAGCGCACAGACACGGCCCGAGCTCTGCCAGACACCTACAAGGATAAGGTGCTGTCCGACCCGTCCCTGGCCCGAGTCGCCATCCCACCGCTTTCGGTTTCTGCTCCGTAGGCGCTCATCAAGTTCAAGAGCTACTTGTACTTTGAGGAGAAGGACTACGTGGACAAAGCTGAGAAGAGCCTAAAGACGATGAGCCCCAGCAGGGTGAGGTTGACCGACGCGGACATCCGTCGTATACGGCGGCTCGTGAGTTCAAAGTTGGCTTTTTGGTGGCAGATGGTGTTCTACAAGAACGGCGTCAGCCAAGGCGTGGCCTTTGAGAACCTGTTTGAAGGAATCTACTTCCCGGCCATCTCCCTCTACAAGAGCTGCACGGTGACTCAGCGAAATGCTTCATCAAACATTTCTTCCAACTGCTAACCAATACTACCTGGATACGCTTAGGAAATGAAATTAATGACAATTAACATTAAATTTATAATTCATAGGTTCCAAGTCGTATCATTATGTTGATTAATATTAAATCAGAAACCACAATAAAAcatgaagtgtttttttttttttttttttttaaataaccaaaGTAATATAATTCAAATTCTCAAAATAGAAAAATGAGGCATTTGTTATGTTCATCTAACTAATGTAATGaaactgtttttgtttgttttttgaattgagaaaaaaaaaacaattactttGCCGAAtaatactcttacattcaggtaactgagttactaactcaattactttttgggagaagtaatttgtatctaattaattacttttgtcaagtaagattaacaacactggttagcagtatatcaaaatggattttgaatgGCAGGAGCCTCCAGTTTCTGCCGTGAGGTGACCCCCGCTAATCTTTTCCAGCTGTCCGTCAACTTCGGGCCCCACTTCAAACACTCCCCCAAGGACGTCAGCTTCCAACCGGTAAGCACCACTTTGCATCTGTCCGGGTGGGCGTCCATCCATTTGGCCCACTTCCTGTTCTCGTTCTTTAGATGAGCGACATGGGTTGGGGCGCCGTTGTCGAGCACACACTGGCTGACACCTTGTACCATGTGGAGACGGAGGTGGACGGACGCCGCAGCCCCCCCTGGGAGGGATGAAACAACGGGACGTGCCGCCACTTTAATTCTGCTATCCAGACTCACTAATAAtagtttttcaaaaaaaaaaaaaaaaaagtcctttgaGTATATAAGCGTTGCTCTCACGTTGGAATCCAGTGTGGCTCCAGTGCCTCCACctgtacatttttgttttgttttgttttttaaactgaaCTAAATAAAGAGATGACATTTGCTTCATCAGACTATGCATTGAAGAAAGATTTTTAATATTTAACAAATGGGAAGAAAATGTTAGGAAACTGTAAATGTAATTtatagcaacacttggtaacttttcagttttggtcgattttagcgacgccggtggacaaaagcggtagtgttttgccttaagaaaggctgcgtttcccatgaggagaagcgcacacccgcacagtgtcgtaaaattgtcaatcaaaaatcaatctcccggtcactttcagatggattaaacagcatttctgtttccaggaaGTGTGTGAAaggtgaatagtaataaggtaatgaatccagctgtggctaaacaatagcattagACGgtcagcaaccgtgtggctaaaaCCCCAGCCCATGCAAACTCGTCAGAGTTCGGTTGAAGGGGGCAACATGCCAGcgaaagccaggccaatgtttattctgtatatcatgGTATcctctagaggtgtgcaaaatttccgattcttagtttattcgcgattcggccgtggaatattcgagaacgattcacaaacatccaaattccgattattgaaatatgccaagtaaagcggaagtaaaacacactcagcgagcCGGGcgctcttcgggacgcaatgaggaacgcagcgagagtagctaaacatcatgattctcattacccggcccctcgggtaatgccaatgctcaactcacggctctatctcaactcatgccacgagataaaaaaacacaacaacatacctgactgctgccgaaaagctgctacaaagtacatccacataatgttacggtagatatcatttatataggactagatgcaatatagattcggtagcgtgagcagcacatctacaaaaagctagatgcaagcgttagtaaacggccgccatcttaaagcagtacactttcctgcaaggctgttgtagcgaaccttccaagcgaacctaattaactttttatctaaaatactcctaaattggtaaaatattgacttgaatctatctttaaaatagttttaaaactttcacatgtcgaaagtagacaaaagggaaattatggaataacaggagcaattttaacaactttaacagttgattcacaacattaaattaattgaatgtagtttaaagctgctgatactgaatggggactggagttttttatttactgttatttttgtatatttgtttactactatatgttaacttgatacggaaatagtagtttagtttagcctgagagtatttttgaacaattttggaactaatgtacaaaacattaaaaaaaaaaaaaaaaaggaggaggggggtgcatcaataatcgttttataatcgaatcggagcctctgaatcgtaatcgaatcgttaggtgcccaaagattcccagctctagtatcctccctttttccccctcctcagacaaaactttttctctctcttgttgctctgccatctttgcagaattcgcccaAAAGCATTCACATAGACctcagtctttataatgaaagagggaagtgacgtatgccagcacatttgtagtttttttttttttttttttaatgtgtcagggttcctgccaccctcctcaaagttaattagtgccggtgaaagcgatacagaccccctcgagatgaaaaaaaggtgtcattcaacAAGTTGTCAGTCAActcattatcacaaatgttatgaaaatatttgataaaggttgaaaagttacctagtgttgctttaaaatggttacTAGTAAGGCAGTAAAACAAACTTGACTGGAAACGTAGTGAAAGACATGAAACAATGGTAAATAAAATGACTATTAGTAGTGTAATAGGTAgctaaaacttttttaaaagattatgaaaaaagacttgaaaaccgtaaaaaaaaaaaaaaattagtacagtacagtccctgacaaaagtcttgtcgcttatccattttgtagaagcaATTGCCAATAACCTCACTTTTAATAATTCAATTggattcagaaatggctcatatgaaagctaagaccctcccaaatgttgttgaatgtgcaaaaatatatttgtttcactgaaaaaagatcatttaatgaagacataaaggtcaaattttggcaagagaaagtagtgtgaaaattgagcaaaaaaatgtacttcaaatacaaaaatatgtaacataagcgaatgaagtcgtggtgctgtgagatccaaatgtaatattttgtttgaCTTTCATGGGCTTCGACaacgattcatacaatttattgatgaagtcatcaggaacatcaaagaatgtcttgcatgcctcccagagttcatcaacattcttgggtttcgtcttccatgcttcctctttcatcctacgccggacatgctcaatgatgttcatgtctggtgactgggctggccagtcctggaggatcttgattgaagtatgtgatggagcaccatcctgctgcagaatttgtccctttttatggttaggaatgtaagaggcagctaagatgtgGTGATATttaagactatttatgttgccttccaccccgcagatctctcgcacacccccatactggatgtaaccccagaccatgattttgccaccaccaaactttactgttttctgagtgaatctcagatccacgCAGgctatatttgcggcgactgtggtgtaattcaatggaagattcatctgaaaaatccaccttttgccacaaaacagtgaagtttggtggtgggcaaaatcatggtccgcGGTtatatccagtatgggggtgtgcgagagatctgcaggttggaaggcaacataaatagtctgaaatatcaacaaatcttagctgcctcttacattcctaagcaTAAAAAGGGTcagattctgcagcaggatggtgctccatcgcatactttaatctctacttcaaagttcctcaaggcaaagaagatcaagatcctctaggactggccagcccagtcaccagacatgaacaggatgaaagaggaagcatggaagacgaaacccaagaatgttgatgaactctgggaggcatgcaagactgctttctttgatgttcctgatgacttgtatgaatccttgctaaaccgcatggatgcagtccttcaagaccatggaagtcatacaaaatattaaatttggatctcacagcaccactacttaattcgcctatgttatgtgaaatatttttgtatttgaagtacattttttgttcaattttcacactactttctgtatgcGACAAAAGTTTgtcctgccaaaatttgacctttatgtctccaTTAAATgagaaatcttttttcagtgaaacaaatatatttttgtacattcaacatcgtttgggagggtcttagctttcatatgagccatttctgaaaccaattgaataattaaaagtcaagttattagccatttttttctacaaaatggataaacgacaagacttttgttagGGACTGTATATGTTATTTGCTCTTTTGACTCCATCTTTGAGACAAGTGAAGAAATGACGCTTTCAGTCAGTGTACTCTAGTTGAGTAAATTTACTACTCCTTCAAAATGACTTGACACCAAACAAACCCGAGCAACTGTGTCAAAGTGTCCAAATTCAAGAGCTTTATTAGCAAGGTTCAAGGTCACGCGTCTATGTACAGTATTGCTCATAAATCACACAAATACCCAggcataatttacaaaaaaagaaaggcttttttttagCTCGAGTTTTGCGCTTTTCCAAAATGCAATTTCAATTGGGCGCCGAAAGAATTCCCGATGTGATGAAATTGTTTTGCAGGGGGCTCCGTTGTCCTTCCTCTATCACCTCCGAGGGGTACTGAGGGACGACAGGAGACGTTCAGCGTTAAAAGTGCTTCCGTAAGAACCACTTCAAatgtttttaaactaaatatagtCAAGGTATAGCAAGAAAATGGTTTACAGTGATCCTGTGCTACTTCGCGCCCTCGGGCTGTCGctgaaattttttcaattaaaaaaataaatgcagatgagctgtcccgatccgatcacataaTCTCCCTcttcctcctgctgcttttcttggtcaggccgcgcactggagttgcttattaaagttaacgatgattgacagacgttaaggtgtgatcttgccagagacgcttgtAAGCAGATACTCCAAAGCGCCGCTTAcggcaatcattgtttaacatgttaagcagttgctgtggcaactcattgtgtgtaagtgagcagattGAGAGGATTTGATTAGACTTACTCATTGAACCATTTGATAAACACAAGCATTTTTCgactttattgttgtttaaaaataatctgGTGCGAGAGTAACATGTTTAGAATTCATCATAATTCatcggcagagtttgacttttgggccagggggggcacaacatgttgatgaccccaaaacgcgttGTCACCAATACAATTAActgacaagaatatttataataataagttgaaaatgaacattttttgtttcccatcattcttcagGGGAATTCTAATTCAGGctccttaggacagctatagaccctactcacatgacgtcacaaccacgcctccgcgccatgttgtccgtctactcgtcatgttaacgcattaccgcttcgtaaattcctcctgttATGGCgtatttttctgctcgttaacattaataatcataatggtgaaggcgtgtgtggcggtgggttgcagtaacagagaagatagacggagagacttgaagttctaccgtattccgagagacccggagaggagagcgagatggactgctgcaattcgatgagaaaactgggctccaaacgattaccacagattatctaGTAgttattttatatctggtaagatgcatttaatatatatttagagggttttgggctgacaaccacaattaagatcattgctaggctaattgccgacaacataccgtttcaaattcaagatgcttatttcttccaccatctttttttttttaaataatatttagctggtaacaagtgaaagaagctggcctcgtctacggatcatcagttaaacaggtgtgtccaaaccttttgcaaagggggccagatttggtgtggtgaaAATGCGGCTGAttcacatagaacaatatatttaaacaaattttagcaagcccttctgtgtgtcacatttactttattttttttttttgtcattaagtcataatttcaacaatctcgcctttgtggcgttctctttcgacactcgggctcttgcgaaatactgctgctgtgaaattaaactagcttctagttgctataatttctcactgcgtatcttccctgtaatgttgtacatgtcagcgtgtcttgttcggtaatattatcgcgtcacatcgaactctttgaaaacagcgactgtctctttgcaaatgaggcagacacagttgttgcgtgttttattgaagaaatagtccaaaatccacctatccttgaagcgtcggccatcacagtcaactttttttttaattgattgtcgccattttagaaaattggaagggtcacacgaggtaatgttgcttagagtgctgctcttaaaagtttttcaaacttttgtgagaaaaggctgattttgtgtggacaagatagttgtagatatcagggtagcggatgtcaggcagagagggcgaagacagcgggtcgaaaaatatcgatttaggcatcaaatatggatctggcgaatggatagactgaagcttttccacataacgccttttatgcaacgcatccaatgagtttacagcatctgaaagcaccggggcttccaggaattgctctataaactgaaggactaattgaaaccattgagaatagggctaaaaagagacggacaatatggcggccggatacagcgacacgtcattctgtgacgttggtgagtagggtttttacttttcgccaagatcgtcatccattgaatatggtatgccctccggtgtcgtgccaacgtaattaccccagtcaaaaattgtataccccgggcagagccatatggaagtagatttgtgtgttcattattcgatcaaaagatgtgtttgaatgcaaaaataaatttgaaacgccaaaaaatgcatttgaaagcttttttttttttttttttttccattaaagcaacttttttgaagtaatttgccacattttggctagggcaTTTGTGcctctattattcaatcaaaaataagttgcttcaaacaaaatatatatattttcaaatgaaaaaataaaaaaaaaaaaaagaaaaattttgataatagaaaaaacgtttttgaatacgAAAACATATTTGAGatgcaaatatttgcatttcagcacttgatttttaatttcaatcgttgtctttgattttagcaatcttttttgtgttttggccaTATTattggtaggacatttgtgtctaaatcattcaatccctccaaaagttgcttcaatcaaaaaaatatatttttgaaaaataaattgccctcctctattatttttttaaataatatgcaaagcaaatgaccgtcggtgctagtcacatgatccgttcgaaaaataattttgacccattataaaaatatcattttttgttcatttcattcatttttgttgattgctttattgctttacagcaggggtccccaaactttttcctgtgagggccacaaaaCTTTTTCCTTGTCTGATAATggctggggtcagtttgtaacagaaatagtgtgacgattgcaggagtaatgtaaaatgtgaaaattgattgcttttcagaaagccacagtcaaataaccctttctggattcttcacggaacaaaagtaaat
It includes:
- the ash2l gene encoding set1/Ash2 histone methyltransferase complex subunit ASH2 isoform X1 — its product is MASEGEAGNVVVTESDAAKSDTALSELPVSMDAESSGAKEGLEAAGDASEAADTLTGSGDEDNGRQLGEVELQCALCTKWFTADTFAINTATCLPFMTNYVFHCNVCHHSGNTYFLRKPANLKEMCLTALANLTWRSRSQDEHPKTMFSKDKDIIPFIDKYWEYMTTRQRRGKLTHNNIVKTMSKERDVFLVKEHPDPGSKDPEEDYPKFGLLDQDLGTIGPSYDAQKQSGAAPAAGGLNGGSSYSGVLAPVAGKGRGAKRKQQQQQQQEGATAGAAKRTRSDPLFSAQRLPPHGYPLEHPFNKDGYRYILAEPDPHAPDPEKLELDCWAGKPIPGDLYRACLYERVLLALHDRAPQLKISDDRLTVTGEKGYSMVRASHGVRKGSWYFEVTVDDMPPDTAARLGWSQPLGNLQAPLGYDKFSYSWRSKKGTRFHQSLGKHYSAGYGQGDTLGFLIELPERTDTARALPDTYKDKALIKFKSYLYFEEKDYVDKAEKSLKTMSPSRMVFYKNGVSQGVAFENLFEGIYFPAISLYKSCTLSVNFGPHFKHSPKDVSFQPMSDMGWGAVVEHTLADTLYHVETEVDGRRSPPWEG
- the ash2l gene encoding set1/Ash2 histone methyltransferase complex subunit ASH2 isoform X2, whose protein sequence is MASEGEAGNVVVTESDAAKSDTALSELPVSMDAESSGAKEGLEAAGDASEAADTLTGSGDEDNGRQLGEVELQCALCTKWFTADTFAINTATCLPFMTNYVFHCNVCHHSGNTYFLRKPANLKEMCLTALANLTWRSRSQDEHPKTMFSKDKDIIPFIDKYWEYMTTRQRRGKLTHNNIVKTMSKERDVFLVKEHPDPGSKDPEEDYPKFGLLDQDLGTIGPSYDAQKQSGAAPAAGGLNGVLAPVAGKGRGAKRKQQQQQQQEGATAGAAKRTRSDPLFSAQRLPPHGYPLEHPFNKDGYRYILAEPDPHAPDPEKLELDCWAGKPIPGDLYRACLYERVLLALHDRAPQLKISDDRLTVTGEKGYSMVRASHGVRKGSWYFEVTVDDMPPDTAARLGWSQPLGNLQAPLGYDKFSYSWRSKKGTRFHQSLGKHYSAGYGQGDTLGFLIELPERTDTARALPDTYKDKALIKFKSYLYFEEKDYVDKAEKSLKTMSPSRMVFYKNGVSQGVAFENLFEGIYFPAISLYKSCTLSVNFGPHFKHSPKDVSFQPMSDMGWGAVVEHTLADTLYHVETEVDGRRSPPWEG